Part of the Lycium ferocissimum isolate CSIRO_LF1 chromosome 6, AGI_CSIRO_Lferr_CH_V1, whole genome shotgun sequence genome, GATAGATGTGATGAAATTAAACCTTATGTGTTGGGAAATGctccaaaaataataaaatgactTCTCATGATATCCAAAAAGATATTGTGACTGCGTGTAAGATTGAAACAATTAAGGCTATAATAGAGGATCTAAATGGTGGCTACTTTGCTTTATTGGTTGATGACTCTAGAGATGTGTCATGCAAAGAGCAAATGGCTATTTGCTTGCGATATGTTGATAAAAAGGGATTTGTGATGGAGGCATTTATTGGACTTGTTAATGTTAAAGATACTAGTGCTTTATCTCTAAAGAAAGCAATTGTGGATGTGCTTGCTCACCATTCTTTAACTTTATCTTATGTACGTGGGCAATGTTATGATGGGGCAAGCAATATGCAAAGTGAGCTAGGTGGTCTTAAAACATTGATTAAGAAAGAAAGTAGATCAGCTTATTCTATTCATTCTTTTGCTCATTAATTCCAATTGACTCTTGTCGCAGTTTCTAAAAAGTGTATTCAGGTGGGAGAACTTGTACTATTGGTTTCAAATATTCTAACTGTGTTGGGAGTTTCTTTTAAACGTGTGGATGCATTTCGAGAgtctcaaaaagaaaaactctGAGAGGCATTAGATATCGGTGAGCTAGAAATGGGTAGAGGCCTGAATCAGGAACTTGGTCTTATTAAAGCCGGTGATACTCGTTGGGGATCTCACTACAAGTCATTTGGAAACTTTATTAGTAACGTTGCCTCTATTGTTGATGTACTTGATACTCTCGTTGAAAATGCAAGTACTCTGGATGAACGAGCAAGCGCATCGGGATTTCTCAGAAATTGTCAAACATTTGAGACTGTTTTCTTGTTACATTTGATGACTGATATTTTAGGAATCACATACGATCTTAATGTGTCATTACAGAAAAAGGAGCGAGATATTGCAAATGCCATGATTCTTGTTGAGGTAGCAAAGAGAAGGTTGCAAGCTTTAAGAGATAATGAATGGGATCCTCTCTTAAAAAAGAATATTGGATGGGATTCACTTAAATAAAAGGTTGAAACCTTCTGTATCAAGTATAAAATTCCATTACCCAATTATGATGATCCATATGCTAACTCTGGAAGATCACGACGTAAAGTGTTGATCATTCAACTTTGCATCATTACCGTGTGGATatgttttataaaattattgatTGGCAGTTACAAGAACTTAATGATCGTTTCAACGAGGTGACAAGTGATTTGCTTAATGGAGTAGCTTGCTTAAATccaattgattcattttctagTTTTGACATAAAAAAGATAGTGAGAATGGTTGAATTATATCCTGATGACTTTGATGGATTTAGCATTAGGGCCCTTGAGAATTAACTTGCTAATTACATTATTGATGTTCGTGATATTGATAAAAGGTTCTCCAATGTAGGTGGATTTGGGgaactttcaagaaagttgGTTGGGACAAAGAAGCATTTAACCTATTCTCTTGTATTCCTTTTGGTGAAGTTTGCTTTGCTTCTATCAGTTGCCACTGCGACAGTTGAAAGATCTTTCTCAGCAATGAAGTTTATCTAGAATGACTTGCGGAATCGAATGGACGATGAATTCTTAGATGGTTGCATGGTGCCTTTTGTAGAAACGAAAGTATTTAAAGATGTTTCTAatgagtgtattataaaaactTTCAAGAGATGAAGCCCTGTCGAGTGCAAttgtaatattttaattaagctTTCATTAATAGAATTGTTTTTTTGTTGACTGTTTAGTGTGTGATTCCTCAAAATGGAGATGAGTTCTATAGGTCCTAATCCTTTAattgagctttcttctttcTCATAGAAGAGTCCTTTATTTTGTGAAACTCTATTTAACTATAAGTTGTTTCAGTACTTTCTTTAACCTTGCACTTATTAATGTGGTATGACATAAAAATCACGTAGCTTTTCCCAATCTCATGGGATCTATTAattgttgaatatgtgaacTGAGAATGACTTTGAATAGAGCTAAAGTGCCACCTTGAGTTTGGTATGCAAGACTGAatcatgtgttgatgttgaacatGGGACCTAATATACTGTTGATACGATTTGCTCGAGAAATGAAGTTAATGCATATCTTCAATTTCATGTGCAGAAGACCAACAGTTAGGCTATGTTAAATTAGGATTTAAAAAATTAGTGGACATATTAGTACTATTTTGCTAGTTTCtgttttaggattttttttttcttttgaatagtTGGTTCATATGATTTGAGCAGGAAGAAGGATGACCAACTATGGGATTGCAACCACTGAATATGGGAATAGGTTTGGGTAGGAGTTGTGATTTTTCTACTCTCACTTCCTCCACAAATTCTTCAGATTTGGACATTCAGGTCAGTCTTGCACCTTTATATTAACATAGTACAATTTCATGCTAGTACAATTACATGCGctgcttttctttcttttctcaccCGCCCTGTTCGAAAAGTATGAACACCCTTAatgaaaattctggctccgccactgtccTAACTTCTAACGAACTTGTTTttctaaggaaaatattttaacattttgaccaatcaaacatgaaaaaattggaattttcttCTATGCCAAACATACCGTTACGtaaattatgatatatttttttcatgaatatatTTAGATAAGTTAGTAACAATAAGCTTTGCGCGCACATTGTTAAACTTAAACGCATCATGTATTTCAAGTAAATATGACCAGTAAACTTCAAAtggaaagaataaataaaataaaataaaataaaataaaaactagtTAAATATGACTTTATGTAGCCACCAATGGAATGTTAGCACTTTGTGATTATGTAAATGCACTGTCGCATTGGTAGGCACAGAATTTGGCAAACGGCTATATACAAGCTCGTTaacattcaaaattttaattacaTATAAATTAGCATATGGTTTTATGCTGCAGAGTTTACATTTCGCAAACACATATAACCCAAAGTTTCAAGTCGCAGGCTGGTTAAATAAGgcttaaaatttatttttgatataaGCCACTAAAAGACGTATTGTTTGATAGCTGGTTTGGAGGCGAGTTATACAGGTATTAATTCTGCATAAGTAATATCATGTTTGGTAGCTTGTTAGGAGgcaagttattcatgtataaaattattACGGTGTTTGGTATCCAATTCAGAAACACGCATAATAATTATGtgtataagttatgagagaATTTATGCAACATAGAAGGAGGAATCACTAATATATCAATATCTAAACCCTGTATAACTAATccatacataaaataatacgTAGATTCTCTCATAATAACTCCTTAATCTTGGCGATGTGGGGGTCCAGCCCCTATTTTGAGGAAGAAAAAATCTTCCTTGTCCATGGCAAAGTCAAAAATGTGGGCAAGAATTTCAAAGGAAATCTTTTGCTTTTGAAATTTGAGACCAGCCAAATGGCACCGGCCAATTAATGTCACGATGAAAAATTGGCACTCTTCGTCCCTATAAAAGAGAAGTATTCCATTAGTTGTTATACACCAATCTCAGACAAATACATCTAAGTATTAGAGAGCGGAGTGAAGTTTATCGTAGACTGTGTAAGGAAATAGTTGTGAAGATAAATAAAGTGTGAGCGATATTACAGCGAGGTGGGAAAATCAAAAGAGTGCTATTTCTTTTGAGTGTGTAGTGGTCTTTGGAATATTTATACTCGTGACTACACGGTGTAAAATTCCTTACTATAGTGATATTAATTACTCCTCTTGGCCCGTGCTTTTTCCCTCATTCAAAAGGATTTATTGCTTCATTTTATTCTTGCTgatttaaccataacttagtgttccgcgtttatcactaataTCATGAATATTAATTTTATGGGTCTATTTTATTCTCAacaaatggtatcagagcgttGGTTTGAAATATTTGTATTTGTGATAAACGATGGAAGCAAACACTAGTAGAATGATTACTTTGAGTGGCGTCAATTATGACATTTGCAATGGCAAAATGGAAGATTTGCTCGATGTCAAATTTTTTTATCAACCAGTCTTTGCTACTAAAAAGTCTAGTAGTAAATTAGATGAAGAGTGGAATCTATTACACAGATAGGTTTGCGACTTTATTAGACAGTGGGTTGACGACAATTTGTTGAACTATATATCTGGGGAGACACATACTCGGACCCTATGGGAGCATCTTCAAAGTTTGTGTGCTCGGAAGGGTGGAAACAACAAGATGTTCTTGATTAAACAGAAGTTGGGTTTAAAATACCATGATAGTTCTCCGATTACGGATCATTTGAATAACTTTCAGGGGATCATGAACTAGTTATCTACTATGGGTATTAAGTTTGACGAAGaaattcaaggcttgtttctacgTGGTTCCGTACCAGATTCCTGGGAAACTTTTAGAGCTTCATTGTCAAATTCTGCTCTGGAGGGTGAGATCTCTATGGATCTTGCCAAGAGTAGTTTTTTAAatgaagaaatgagaaaaaaatctTAGGGTTCCTCCTCGTCAGATGTCTTGCAGACTGACTCTAGGGGGAGAAGCAAGAATTgtgattttcaaaatagagaacATAATAGAAGCAAATCCAAAAGCAGACTTAAAGACATTTAGTGCTATCATTGCGGGAAGAAAGGGCATACAAAGAAGTTCTGCCGGACTTTGAAAAAGGAGAATAGAGACAGGGaggaaaataaagaagatgGCAATCGTGTGGCACCCGTCACTACAGAAGATCTTGTTCCTGTCCTTGATGCGGATCTGATAAATATTGCTTGTGATGAGTCAAGCTGGGTTGTGGACAGTGATGCCGCATGTCTCGTGACATCAAGGAAGGATTTTTTCTCATCTTATTCTCCAAGTGATTTTGGAACTTTAAGCATGGGCAATGAGACTGTATCTAGGGTGGCTGGTTTTGGAACGATTTGTTTGAAAACTAATATTGGAACTAAACTAGTTTTGAACAATGTAAAGCATGCACTCGATGTTTGTTTTTACTTGATCTCTGTTGTTGTTCTAGATGATGAGGATTATATTAGTACCAATGGTGTCGGGAAGTGGAAACTCACTAAGGGTTCCTTGATTGTGGCTCGTGGTCAAAAGCGACGTGGTCTATACTGGACTACGGCCTTTACCTGTGGTGATATGGTGGATGTACCTGTGGTGATATGGTGAATGCATTTGAGAGCAATAGCTCTTCAACACTATGGCATAAGAGGCTTAGACATATTGGTGAGAAAGGACTAAATGTTCTGGCCAAGAAGAAATTTCGAAAatgttaaattagaaaagtgcGAGCACTGCTTGActggaaaacaaaataaagtttCTTTCAAGTCTCATCCTCCTTCAAGAAAGACATCATTGCTTGAGTTGGTGCATGCAGATTTATATGGTCCAATGAAGACAAGGACCTTgggtggtgcactttactttgctacttttatttatgattgcTCAAGGAAACTATGGGTCTACATCTTGAAGACTAAAGACCAAGTGTTGGGTGTCTTTATGCAGTTTCAGGCTTCAGTTGAAAGAGAAACAGGAAAGAAGCTGAAATGTATTCGCACTGATAACGGTGGTGAATATTGTGGACTATTTGACGAATACCGCAAGCAATAGGGTATCAGACACCAGAAGACTCCTCTTAAGACTCCTCAGCTTAATGGTTTGGCGGAGAGGATGAACAAGACCCTGATGGAAagggttagatgtttgctttTTGAAGCAAAGTTGCCGAACTCATTTTGGGGTAAGGCTTTGTTGACCACTGCACATGTTATTAACCTATCTCCTGTTGTTGCTTTGCAGAGTGATGTTCCAAACAAAGTTTGGTATGGCAAGGATGTTTCCTATGACCATTTGAAAGTGTTTGGCTGCAAAGCTTTTGTACATGTGCCTAAAGATGAAAGGTCAAAATTAGCTGCCAAGACAAGGCAGTGCATCTTCATTGGCTATGGCATTGATGAGTTTGGTTATAGGCTATATGATCCAATTAAGAAGAAGGTTGTGAGAAGCCGTGATGTTGTCTTCGTGGAGGATCAAACTATTGAAGATATTAACAAAGCGGAGAAGCTAAAATCTTCAAGTTTTGAAGGTTTAGTTAATCTTGATCAAGTTCCTCATACAAATAAGGATGAAGTTGGTGGGCtcgatgatgatggtgatgccCAGAATCATGTTCCAGATCAGCATgttgatggtaatgatgttctTTGTTGATAAGGTAGATGCTCATATTCATGATGTGGATGAGTCAGATAATCCACTTAGGAGGTCTACTAAACATCATGTTTCTTCTTCCCGTTATTTACCTAATGAGTATGTATTACTCACTGATGGGGGAGAACCCAAATGTTATGAGGAGGCCATAGAAGATGAGCACAAGGGTCAATAGATTGAAGTCATGTAAGATGAGATAAAATCTCTGCATGAGAACCATACTTATGAGTTGGTGAAATTTCCTAAGGGCATGAGAGCTTTGAAGAACAAGTGGGTGTTCAAAGTTAAAGCAAAAGAACACAGCTTGAAGCCCAGGTAAAAAGATAGATTGGTTGTTAAGGGATTTGGTCAAAGGAAGGGTAttgattttgacaaaatattttctccagTTTTGAAAATTTCTTCCATTCGTACAGTCCTTGGTTTGACCGCTAGTCTTGATTTGGATATTGAGTAGATGGATGTGAAGATTGCTTTTCTTCATGGTGACTTAGAAGAAGAGATTTATATGAAACAACCTGAGGGCTTCAAGGcaaaaggtaaagaaaattATGTGTGCTAACTTAAGAAGAGTCTCTATGGATTGAAGCAAGCTCCCAGACAGTGATACAAGAAGTTTGAATCTGTTATGAGGGACCAAGGATATAAGAAGACCTCTTCAGATTACTGTGTGTTTGCATAAACATtttttgatgatgattttatcatCCTATTgctatatgtggatgatatgttgattATGGGCAGGAATGCTTCCAAGATTGTCGAATTAAAGAAATAGTTGAGTAAGTCTTTTGCTATGAAAGACTTGGGTCATGCTAAacagattttgggcatgaggaTTACTCGCTTCAGAGATGAAGGGGAGCTTTATTTGTCACAAGAGAAGTATGTAGAACGTGTACTAAAGCGCTTCAACATGAAGAGTGCTAAGTCAGTTAGCACACCTCTTGCTGGTCATCTGAAATTGAGCAAGAAGATGCGTCCGACAAAAACAGAGGAGAAAGAGAGCATGTCCAAATATATCCTATTGCTCTGCCGTCAGAAGTTTGATGTGTGCAATGGTATGCACTAGAATTGCTCATGTATTCAGTGTTGTTAGTAGGTTTCTTGAAAATCCAGGGAAAGAGCATTGGGAAGCTATAAAGTGGATACTAGAGTATCTAAGAGGAAGCTCAGATGAATGCTTATGTTTTGGAGGATCAAATCCAATCTTGAAGGGCTATACAGATTCTGATATGGTAGGTGATCTTAATAATAGAAAATCAACTACTGGATACCTGTTTACTTTTTCAGGGGAGCTATATCATGGCAGTTAAAGTTGCAGAAGTGTGTCCCACTATCTACAACTAAAGCGGAGTATATTGCGGCTACTGAAGCTGGCAAGGAAATTAAAGGGGTCAAGAGATTTCTACAAGAACTTTGATTGCAGCAAATGgagtatgttgtctattgtgacaGTAAGAGTGAAATAGACCTGAGCAAGAACTCTATGTACCATGCGAGAACAAAGTACGTCGGCATCAAATGTCATTGGATTCGTGATCAGGTAGAGAACGAATCATTCCAGGTCAAGAAGGTTCACACAAGTGAAAATCGTGCAGATATGTTGACCAAGGTGGTACCGAGAGACAAGTTCAAATTGTGCAAAGAATTTATCGGCATGCACTTATACTAGAAGATCGGTGTAGCCTCCTTCAGGTGATGGGTCTAAAGGGGAAGATTTGTGGGGTTCAACACCTATTTTGAGGAATAAAAAATCTTCTTGTCCATggcaaagtaaaaaaaaagtgggcaaGGATTTCAAAGGAAATCTTTTGCTTTTGATATTTGACACCGACCAATTAATGTTATGAAGAAAACTTGGCACTCTTCGTCCCTAAAAAAGGGAAGCATTCCTTCAACTGTTATACACTAATCTCAGACAAATACATCTGAGTATTAGAGAGCGGAGTGAGGTTTACCATAGATTGTATAAGAAAATAGtctgtgaagaaaaatagagtgtgagCAATATTGTAGAGAGGTGGGAAAATCAAAAGAGCGTTATTTCTTTTGAGGATGTAATGGTATTTGGAGTATTTATACTCGTGACTACACAGTGTAAATTTTATTACTATAGTGATATCAATTGCTCCTCTTGGCTTGTGTTTTTTCCCTTATTCAaaagggtttccacgtaaaatttTCGTGTCATTGTTGCTTCATATTATTCTTGCTGATTGAACCATAACTTAGTGTTCCATGTTTATCACTAATATAGcgaatattatttttgcgggtCTATTTTATCCCAATAGGTAAATGATGATAGCGTTCTCTAGTAACTTTGGGAATCAAACTGTTGGCATTGGAGGCATTTTGAGATACAGAAATGAAAACTTAATCATGGTTTTGCCAAAAAGGTATATTTTTGTACTAACAATCAGGCTGAGCTCATGGCTGCCACTTTTACGATAGATTGGTGTGTTTCCACATATCATACCCAGATTAATTAGAGGTGGACATCATGTTGGTGGCTAATATGATAATTGATATCAATAAGATCTCATGGGAATTGTATCACCACGTTCAAAGGATCAAGAACAACATGCAAAGTCTCCACATTACAATCATGCATTGTTAGTCCGGGTCGGATCTAGGGCACCGAGTATGGATTTTCGATAATTCAATAAATTTTGCGCATACCATGTATTTATATTGAGAAATCtattaaatatataagaaaaattcGTTGGAAACCCAGTAATAGAGTAATCTCTTGGTCCAGTGACAATAAAATGGAACCTGCTTAAGCTTAGCTGGCCTTCTGGATGGGGGTTTGATTCCCCTTGGGTAGATATAAACAAATTTTCTCCTTAATTTTGAGATTGTTGGGAACTTATAAACATCAAActctggatccgcctctgattGTTATACAAAAGTCAATTTTGTGCAAGATTCATTGGCTAAATTTGGAAGGCTAAATTTGGAAGTAATCTTCAGCATTGCAATGCCAATTACCTCTTCAACCCTATGGAACTTCTCAGTGCCACAAGAAGGGCTATGAGAAATGGACTGAATGAATATAAGACGCCTAGTTTCGGGATTAGGCTATCAAGGAATACCAATCAAAATCAAAGGATATGAATCAATTGATGATGATGCTGGTCAAGAAAGCTGCTGTCTGGAACTGTAAATCAGTCAAAGGGATCTAggtcctttttgttttttttgttttttttatagtATTCAATGCAATTTTCATCCACTGCTTGTGTTATAATTAGCTTTCCACTAGACATGAGTCAGTTATCTAGGATTGGTCATAAATCTTTAAGCgcaatgtttttgaaaaaacaaactCCTACAGTATTGGGAATCCCTAGTAGTCAACTATTATGTGAGGAGCAAACACTACCAAAAGCAGGGCCAAGACCGACATACAACCtcggatttttctttttaattaaaccAATGGCCTTGCCAGCATCAGTTTAAGGCGGATCGGTATCACCAAACAGACGGAAAACGTCAATTTTAGCTGAGGAACGTCCATCGATTATGTAATATTAAACTCACCCGATTTTTATTTATAACCCGGTAAGTGAATTAAAATTAACCAACAAACAATGTCAATTTTTTCTAATcgatattattttattttattattaaaaatattttagattaatcaaaaaattatttatattgaaaaaAACCGATGGACTGTGTCAGTTATTTGGGTTTTTgtatctgttttttttttttttttttagaatactGACAGACTAACCGACATAGTCTGTTGGTTTTCTGCAAAATAAAAACTAGATCCAGAAACCTGCATTTTAAGCAGCTCACAtgctaaaaaaaattcaaccatATATACCATGTATAGCCAACAATAATGTTGTGAAGTCAGTCATAAAATCCTCAACACAACATCGAAATATATTCAACTACTTCACAATCTCAAAAACAATACTAAAGATCCGTAAAAAAGATCTAAAAAGCCCACCTAAGTTCAATGATATACTAAGCATTCAATAGTACCAATTAGATTCAAGAGtatcaacatgcacatataGCAAATCCAAACTAAGGTAACTCATCATCATGTATCCGAGctacatattcatcatcttcatatGTGGATTCTTCATCATCTAGGTTGGGGGGAGGAAAACGGGGCACCCCATGCCTCCCACAAGCAATGAGGCTCTTCACTGTGCCTTGAGCGATTCAACGGGCTTGCACATAACCTTGTTTTTTGCGACCTGTCTTACTTCGTCCTATTCATACGcgggagtaagcattttgatctGGTGCATAATAGCTGCGAGCTGACACTATCAGCTCCCTCGCCTTGGCTCGAAGACCCTATACCTTGCAATTTGGACTGAATACGGTGAAAGGTCTTCCTCGGACCTAGACCGTATGCTCTCCCCTTCTTTTCCCCCCAACAATCCCAATCCACATATCAGTCACTTGATCAGGTGGAGGTTGGGTTGGCTCACTCCGGTCATTGGTCGGTTAAGTTTGACTATACTCCtccaaaattttattaaacTGAGACTCCATATTTAAAATAGAAGTTAGTATATACGAATAATATTATAAACTCATATAATACTTTAATGGGAATTTATATCACTTACATAGGAATTCTCATCCCTCGGCTCGACCCATTGATCTGGATCTGACTCGTCCTTTTCTATGTGTGTCGCTCGGAAGAGCTTATCTTGAGTCGGCTCACGCTTCAATTGCTTttctgcaaaaaaaataaaatgaatgacTCTATTACATATTAGATCACATATAAGTTAGAAGAATAATATTACTTACAAATTTTCTCATAATCGCCCCAGTGCTGACTGCACCCTTAATGTGTAACAAGCCACATTTCTCGAATCTCCAGGCTTTATTTACTTGTTCACACTTTGTCTTAAACTCATATGCTGCCCAATATAATTAAAATGTCAGAGGGGTATAAGGACTCATACGGTTTAAGAAGTGTTTGGAATGATCCCAATATGTTTTTGGTATAAATACGAAGTGATTtaagtaaggaaaaaaaaaaggaataattaCTTGACATAGATACTTCTAAGAgctatttatgaataataactactatttacaataattatatttcGTAGCTCCATGATACAACACATCAAGCGGCTCAGCTGCAGTGGTTATTGGGTGTGGGCTCTGCCTGCGCAGGTTCGAACCCAACCGGCCACATtatttttcttacatattttttgCAGCTTCTTCTCCTTTGTATGagtgtatttgagtgtattttgcTATATGCATTTGACTCATATATCTTGTAgctcatatgtatttggcttcTTGTCTTCTATCTGAATGTATTTGGCTTCATAGGTATTTTGAATGTACACAgtgtattttgaaattttgtttaaatacattcaaatacagtcaaatacatgTGACATCAGATAAGGTTGGATACAACTGAacagtgtattcaaatacaatCAAATACAGCGAAAATGTCTAttcaaatacactcaaatacagtcaaatacaaCGAAAATGTCTAATGGTAGCTACGAATTGGTAAACATGAAAAAGATAGTTATGGATGATTAATTACTCctaaaaggtagttatttatgtaagttgccaaaaaaaaaaaaaagtaatcaaACAGATTTAAAAGAAGAAGTCATGGGCCAAAGCCCAAAGTGACCAAAACATAAGTGACGGTGCAATATGGgtcacattttggtacattatgaAGTGGAAAACCAAACTCTTCCACGAAATATAGAGAGACAGGAAGAGGCTATGAGTTTGTGCACCGATTAATTCAATGAATTGGGTTAAactgatgatgattttgaagatGTATTTGGGGTTTGATGAATAAATAGATATTAAGACttgtttgtcattttttttttttctagcaatAACAAGTTACCAATCTTTTACCATCCTAATTTTCagcttttcttttgttcttctgTTTTATTTTGTAAACAATCCCTCCTTAAGTCAACCCTTATTGTCTATTCTTCATAAGATCTATTTAACGTATCTAAATATTCAAAGACTAGCGTCCGATCTTCTGAGTTCCAAATAGTAGCTTTTTTTTTCCGACTGAATTTGTTTGAAATAAGAAGCTCATCAGACAGTACTTAAAATTTTCCCTAGAAATATGCAATTCTAATTTCTACTGAACAGCAAAAATATCATATGATCAACTGGATAATGAAATTATAGTTTAGTCTTCTTTCGACTGGAATAAACATGTTGTATCATTCATATGATGCAAACTTGATCAAAACTTTCCCTAGAAGTGTAAATGcaattttaatatttatctAGTTGATCGCATTAAACTTTTGACAATCAATTCCAAAACTGTAATGAAGAATCTTTTTGCATCGACATAAAGAatcattactaataattttCATATGAAAGATAAGCTTTTTAGGAGTTTCATTGCTCTTAGACAATGTGGATCAACCACAAAATATCCGtttctctaattttttaaaagaaaaaaagtatgtATACCATATAAACTAGAGCTGATGTGCACCAAGAGATTTCTACCGTTCATATATCACTTGACCTGAGcttataataaaaatgaaatcataTTTTTAGATCTTAGCTTATTTATCCAATTTTGTATATAATTTGAAATACTTAGGAATAGAGAAATAATTCCTTAATTTgtggttatgattttaattttttatgctTAAAATCTTTGAGCATGACATGTTTAACATCATAAATTTAAACATTGTTCCgtgaattaaagtgaaaaattaaaaactctATTGTTGGGGTTTAAAAAACTTGAAAACTCACAAATGaattttgtgatcatttttttagcaaaaaaatTTACGATTTGCtaaaaattttgacaaattGTTGATTGAAGTTCGTTGTGGATGTCATTTTGAAGTTGTGGTTAAAATTTGAAGCTATTCAATAAAGATTTGAGCTATTTCTTCATGTTTTTGACACATTTCAGATGGAGTTTTATGGGTTGAAGTTCGTAGGAGACGGAAATCGATTTTTGTTTCAGTTTGTAAAATATTGTATAATTTTGTTTGACAATGTAAAACtgataaacacctct contains:
- the LOC132061511 gene encoding uncharacterized protein LOC132061511 — encoded protein: MGRGLNQELGLIKAGDTRWGSHYKSFGNFISNVASIVDVLDTLVENASTLDERASASGFLRNCQTFETVFLLHLMTDILGITYDLNVSLQKKERDIANAMILVELQELNDRFNEVTSDLLNGVACLNPIDSFSSFDIKKIVRMVELYPDDFDGFSIRALEN